The following coding sequences lie in one Aspergillus puulaauensis MK2 DNA, chromosome 3, nearly complete sequence genomic window:
- a CDS encoding cytochrome P450 (COG:Q;~EggNog:ENOG410PWZ1;~InterPro:IPR001128,IPR002403,IPR017972,IPR036396;~PFAM:PF00067;~TransMembrane:2 (o20-39i341-362o);~go_function: GO:0004497 - monooxygenase activity [Evidence IEA];~go_function: GO:0005506 - iron ion binding [Evidence IEA];~go_function: GO:0016705 - oxidoreductase activity, acting on paired donors, with incorporation or reduction of molecular oxygen [Evidence IEA];~go_function: GO:0020037 - heme binding [Evidence IEA];~go_process: GO:0055114 - oxidation-reduction process [Evidence IEA]) — MDMSWEHNDGVNQDPVSKFPGVVTSLLVGSLISLTIIIIRGRWKVPPHYPKDIPFLGDKKGYVSRWRACYQGWPVLSPKVKEGYEKVCFSYRRHASGLTDAVGVKFNRFDQPYILPTFFLRSQVMLPAKDIEWLMRLPETVVSISELQNDNVSLSHISTLTRPIPGEKPLMAALHTHVNRHMSRIQGDVYEELSKSIDVEFGTDSSHWRAVPVAQAMSNIVLSVSARVVFGRPICRDEQWLRSAERTTNFLGAAMISGQLVPWFIQPVISPFLKFICDFVRQRCFLSIRPTLQSWYEQILQERRDGAQNPDVPYNFATTLMRTALKVDDKKRMDAPMMFDLILFTALLPFKASALTSTATLLDIASSAPEQDVYKTLRKEAARDLESDADWHNLASFANMPHIESVVRESLRLNPTQGRALNREVVQKSGLDLPSGQHVPKGTWLGASSMGIHLDGRFYPDARTYKPFRFTKGSEPNSIQVGGESSSSSMEADQLNAPLLSFGGGRHRCAGQAFAYHLNKLLVSYIVTHYDMQPLDSRPSNWEIGDNILPPRNAVINVRRIPGK; from the exons ATGGACATGAGCTGGGAGCACAATGACGGCGTCAACCAAGACCCTGTCTCGAAATTCCCCGGCGTGGTCACCTCTCTACTCGTTGGGTCGTTGATTTCCCTCACGATAATAATCATAAGAGGACGCTGGAAAGTACCACCACATTACCCAAAAGACATTCCATTCCTAGGAGACAAGAAAGGGTATGTCTCAAGGTGGAGAGCATGTTATCAAGGATGGCCCGTCCTCTCACCAAAGGTGAAAGAGGGGTACGAGAAGGTCTGTTTCTCCTACCGGAGACACGCCTCCGGATTGACTGACGCTGTAGGTGTAAAGTTCAATCGATTCGATCAGCCATATATTCTCCCTACTTTCTTTCTACGGTCTCAAGTAATGCTGCCAGCCAAGGACATTGAATGGCTCATGCGGCTACCTGAGACCGTTGTCTCGATATCTGAGTTGCAAAACGACAACGTGAGCCTGTCCCATATATCTACTCTCACGCGCCCAATTCCCGGAGAGAAACCTCTCATGGCCGCTCTTCATACTCACGTCAATCGACACATGAGCCGCATCCAGGGGGATGTTTATGAAGAGCTCAGCAAGAGCATTGACGTGGAATTTGGGACTGATAGCTCGCACTGGCGAGCAGTCCCAGTTGCCCAAGCGATGTCAAATATCGTACTGAGTGTCAGTGCGCGCGTTGTCTTTGGCCGTCCTATCTGTCGCGATGAACAGTGGCTACGTTCTGCTGAAAGAACTACCAACTTCCTTGGTGCTGCGATGATCAGTGGGCAACTGGTGCCATGGTTTATCCAGCCTGTTATCAGCCCATTTCTCAAGTTCATCTGTGACTTTGTACGCCAGCGGTGCTTCTTGTCCATCAGGCCAACGCTACAGAGCTGGTATGAGCAGATCTTGCAAGAACGGAGAGATGGCGCTCAGAATCCGGATGTACCGTATAATTTTGCAACAACTCTCATGAGGACTGCTCTGAAGGTTGATGATAAAAAGCGCATGGATGCCCCTATGATGTTCGACCTGATTCTGTTTACG GCTTTGCTCCCATTCAAGGCTTCAGCACTGACCTCTACAGCTACGCTCCTCGACATAGCAAGTTCTGCACCAGAGCAAGATGTGTACAAAACCCTCCGGAAGGAGGCAGCCCGAGATCTTGAATCGGATGCGGACTGGCACAACCTCGCATCATTTGCAAATATGCCCCATATTGAGAGTGTAGTTAGGGAATCACTACGCCTGAATCCAACGCAGGGACGAGCCTTGAACAGGGAGGTTGTTCAAAAGTCAGGGCTAGATTTACCGAGTGGACAGCATGTGCCTAAAGGCACCTGGCTGGGAGCATCAAGCATGGGGATCCACCTGGATGGCAGGTTCTACCCTGACGCAAGAACATACAAGCCCTTCCGATTCACCAAGGGCTCTGAGCCAAATAGCATTCAAGTGGGAGGCGAAAGCTCTAGCAGTTCAATGGAGGCTGACCAGCTCAATGcacctcttctttcttttggaGGAGGGCGACACCGTTG CGCGGGACAAGCGTTCGCCTATCATTTGAATAAGCTTCTGGTTTCATATATCGTGACGCACTATGATATGCAGCCATTGGATTCAAGACCGTCGAATTGGGAAATCGGTGACAATATATTACCCCCGAGAAACGCGGTTATCAATGTCCGCCGTATCCCTGGGAAATAG
- a CDS encoding putative pentafunctional AROM polypeptide (COG:E;~EggNog:ENOG410PI98;~InterPro:IPR001381,IPR006151,IPR036291,IPR013708, IPR041121,IPR013785,IPR031322;~PFAM:PF01202,PF08501,PF01487,PF18317;~go_function: GO:0003824 - catalytic activity [Evidence IEA];~go_function: GO:0003855 - 3-dehydroquinate dehydratase activity [Evidence IEA];~go_function: GO:0004764 - shikimate 3-dehydrogenase (NADP+) activity [Evidence IEA];~go_process: GO:0055114 - oxidation-reduction process [Evidence IEA]) — protein MGYNLLYSQDMRRSREYVAPKTMFGACTTEGGLDSGDLPHGGYPSYTRQYSPDATIVLIGFPRAGKRTLGIIASVSLRRRFVDFEVVFREQFDLSPQEYIAANGLPQYRAVEGQLSQDLLSKCGKGCVIVGLGGVANQEQQASLREFAQDHPVIYIRRAESALRQLVTASDDKFERYRQVGNTFFEASSNFEFFNLEEARSSSPLPSSLKLKDTERAFVRFLNRIFGHKNSPLFSSEPFSPSHTFTLQVPASWLDSGPDLKALDAGADAISLVIDLDTVDRTGLIHRLARYIAILRIGSRVPIVVDVHPTGQHPELYTEILQTLLRLAPDAITCSITHGPSAIHTINNTKGHTKSIATYHQTVSLGWGNELAEAHALPKQAQQLGFECIRITGESALSEDSLACISLRQSVSQESNIPVIMYNMGVLGRTSVCLNPILSPVILPDCGGLGVTLPEAQKALTACFLNPKKRFTIVGQAVQHSLSPAMHNAAYLSCGLPHAYDTLQADTLSYIHPLLDDEAYGGIAVSLPYKTAILEYLDEINPDAGDINAVNTVVLERQHQPDGSERSIRKGYNTDYIGIRNCIHNHLSPANTIREGTTALIIGAGGMARAAIYACYQLGIRQICIDNRTIDNAKKLSAYYHQWAKTKFGTEFQLEVIRSVDDPWPADMRLPTIVVSCLPAQKIGSESLIDIRVSEKWLQSTTGGVFLEVAYGASKTPLLEQMLEHRSTGWVVVDGLSLLVEQGIAQYELFTKRPAPVHVMRRVIEEEAIKHGYFHQ, from the exons ATGGGATATAACTTGCTTTACAGTCAAGATATGCGTCGCTCGCGAGAATATGTGGCCCCGAAGACCATGTTTGGGGCTTGCACGACAGAAGGGGGTCTTGATTCTGGGGATCTTCCTCACGGCGGATATCCCAGCTATACCCGCCAATATAGCCCGGATGCCACGATAGTTCTAATAGGGTTCCCAAGGGCAGGGAAGAGGACACTGGGTATTATTGCATCGGTCAGCCTACGTCGACGATTCGTTGACTTCGAGGTTGTCTTCCGGGAGCAGTTCGATTTGTCGCCGCAGGAGTATATCGCTGCCAATGGGTTGCCACAGTATCGCGCGGTCGAGGGCCAGCTATCACAAGATCTACTATCAAAATGCGGAAAGGGATGCGTTATTGTCGGGCTTGGGGGGGTTGCcaatcaggaacagcaggcTTCGTTGCGAGAGTTCGCTCAGGATCATCCGGTGATATACATCAGAAGAGCCGAGTCCGCATTACGCCAGCTGGTCACAGCCAGTGATGATAAGTTTGAACGCTACCGTCAAGTCGGAAATACCTTCTTCGAGGCCTCCTCCAATTTTGAATTCTTCAATCTCGAGGAAGCCCGGTCATCCAGTCCACTACCCTCCAGTCTGAAGCTGAAAGACACCGAGCGGGCCTTTGTGCGCTTTCTGAACCGGATCTTTGGACACAAGAACAGCCCTCTATTCTCGTCTGAGCCTTTCTCGCCATCTCATACTTTTACGCTGCAGGTTCCCGCGTCGTGGCTGGACTCTGGTCCCGATCTCAAAGCCCTAGATGCTGGGGCAGACGCCATCAGTCTGGTCATTGATCTAGACACAGTTGACAGAACTGGGTTGATACATCGACTGGCGCGGTATATTGCAATCCTTCGAATAGGTTCTCGGGTTCCTATCGTCGTCGATGTACATCCGACGGGGCAGCACCCGGAGTTATATACAGAGATTCTGCAAACGCTGCTCCGTCTAGCCCCAGATGCCATAACCTGCTCCATCACCCACGGTCCCAGCGCCATTCATACGATAAATAATACAAAGGGTCACACCAAGTCAATAGCAACATATCATCAGACAGTCTCATTGGGCTGGGGAAATGAACTTGCCGAAGCTCACGCCCTCCCTAAACAGGCTCAACAGCTCGGCTTCGAGTGCATCCGCATCACCGGTGAATCTGCTCTATCAGAGGACAGCCTTGCCTGTATTTCTCTAAGGCAGAGTGTGTCGCAGGAATCGAACATACCAGTCATAATGTACAATATGGGGGTACTGGGGCGTACATCAGTCTGCTTGAACCCTATCCTGTCTCCCGTCATCCTTCCTGACTGCGGCGGACTTGGAGTCACTCTACCTGAAGCACAAAAGGCACTTACAGCGTGCTTTCTCAACCCTAAGAAGCGTTTCACTATAGTCGGTCAAGCTGTCCAGCACAGTCTTTCACCAGCCATGCACAACGCAGCCTATCTCTCTTGCGGGCTTCCCCATGCTTATGATACTTTGCAAGCAGACACCCTATCATATATCCACCCACTcctcgacgacgaagccTACGGCGGTATTGCCGTCTCATTGCCCTACAAAACAGCCATCCTCGAATACCTCGACGAAATCAACCCAGACGCGGGCGACATCAACGCCGTGAACACGGTTGTCCTTGAACgacaacaccagccagacGGCAGCGAGAGGTCAATCCGCAAAGGCTACAACACCGACTATATCGGGATCAGAAACTGCATCCATAACCATCTCTCACCCGCAAACACCATCCGAGAAGGAACAACAGCCCTAATCATCGGAGCCGGCGGTATGGCCCGCGCTGCCATATATGCCTGCTACCAGCTCGGAATCCGTCAGATCTGCATAGATAACAGGACTATCGACAATGCGAAGAAACTATCTGCTTACTACCACCAGTGGGCGAAGACTAAATTCGGTACAGAGTTCCAACTGGAGGTTATCCGATCAGTCGATGACCCCTGGCCTGCCGATATGCGTCTCCCAACTATAGTAGTCTCCTGTCTTCCTGCGCAGAAAATAGGCAGTGAGTCTCTGATTGATATTCGCGTGTCGGAGAAGTGGTTGCAGAGTACGACTGGTGGTGTCTTTCTTGAG GTCGCCTACGGTGCGTCCAAAACCCCGTTACTGGAGCAAATGCTCGAGCACAGATCAACAGGCTGGGTTGTGGTGGATGGGCTGAGCTTGCTGGTCGAGCAGGGCATTGCGCAGTATGAACTCTTTACGAAACGACCAGCGCCAGTGCATGTAATGCGGCGTGTTATCGAAGAGGAGGCTATTAAACATGGGTACTTTCATCAATAG
- a CDS encoding Zn(II)2Cys6 transcription factor (COG:K;~EggNog:ENOG410QEIR;~InterPro:IPR036864,IPR007219,IPR001138;~PFAM:PF00172,PF04082;~go_function: GO:0000981 - DNA-binding transcription factor activity, RNA polymerase II-specific [Evidence IEA];~go_function: GO:0003677 - DNA binding [Evidence IEA];~go_function: GO:0008270 - zinc ion binding [Evidence IEA];~go_process: GO:0006351 - transcription, DNA-templated [Evidence IEA];~go_process: GO:0006355 - regulation of transcription, DNA-templated [Evidence IEA]): protein MSSSRPSKRQRICRACDQCRRRKSKCDGEQPVCRICQAAGRNCSYENGGGRRGLPTGYVRGLEAALGLVLQHVPSSEKDLLELLRERPSAASRNRAVDRWRKSKVATVLSQAPPAGPGDLSAEENIDNDGDWVVDEKHNAPSAEELTAKPTPGPNGVASPQQTPNARIEWKEAIDMPLPSNTSALLDVYFIHTHSWFPILERRDLLRAMYTYPRQAPNSSSHVILWAVIAYATLIKGDNMSTVEPRQVSLSIRGGILSNSMTADLDLVRALTMLVLLHLEIGDIHLSWVLIGEVARMLSLLPNSSQSGRFRNTFHGCMFLDNLISGFLGRTPCLSTEEQLECGPVDEDDMEEWDSWSISSNTPVRGPLQSLSTFNRLRDLTQVLSSILYQSDHDAAHLTLCNIIENSKAALASHPYTGRDAATPPLLTLHLTSEFVILTAIRRFKLSEPSGLVEASHRLLDLLSDYTEVTASPRASPLLRYFALQCQYCLEAQSQNYELVALRSRISSFLERISEAPLFGKNPVGNSVLHASAADINCYPDHNIPTLNSGDTQVSETETYPQSTNLNTIQMPYATPVSNIENPTTPDKRNVPPSLGEADGFDELFEELVTSFPSARFEPEFAHNLGFYAGDLDTDFMSQLQRSPNG from the exons ATGTCGAGTTCCCGGCCTTCCAAGCGGCAGCGAATATGCCGAGCCTGCGACCAGTGCCGCCGGCGCAAGTCAAAGTGTGATGGCGAACAACCCGTCTGCCGCATATGCCAGGCGGCGGGTCGCAACTGCTCGTATGAGAACGGTGGTGGGCGGCGGGGTTTACCTACGGGGTATGTGAGAGGCTTGGAGGCTGCTCTCGGATTGGTGCTTCAGCATGTTCCAAGCAGCGAGAAAGATCTCCTAGAGCTGTTGCGTGAGCGCCCGAGTGCCGCGTCGAGGAATCGGGCTGTGGATCGCTGGCGAAAATCCAAAGTCGCGACGGTTCTATCACAAGCACCACCGGCTGGACCGGGGGATTTATCCGCAGAAGAGAATATTGACAATGATGGAGATTGGGTGGTGGACGAGAAGCACAATGCGCCCAGTGCAGAGGAGCTCACTGCAAAACCAACACCTGGCCCTAACGGAGTAGCGAGTCCTCAACAAACACCAAATGCACGGATCGAATGGAAAGAAGCGATTGATATGCCCTTACCGAGTAATACATCTGCTCTGCTTGATGTCTATTTTATCCATACACATTCGTGGTTCCCGATTCTCGAACGGCGTGATCTGCTCCGAGCCATGTACACTTATCCAAGACAAGCTCCCAATAGCTCATCTCATGTTATCCTCTGGGCTGTCATCGCCTATGCGACTTTGATAAAGGGGGACAATATGTCGACTGTCGAACCCAGACAAGTTTCGCTCTCCATTCGGGGGGGCATCCTGTCCAACTCCATGACAGCAgacctggatctcgtccgcGCTCTCACAATGCTTGTCCTGCTGCACCTTGAAATCGGAGATATCCATTTGTCCTGGGTATTGATAGGAGAGGTCGCCAGAATGTTATCTCTACTCCCGAACTCGTCTCAGAGTGGCCGATTCCGTAATACATTCCATGGATGCATGTTCCTGGACAACTTGATATCAGGGTTTCTAGGTCGTACTCCCTGCTTATCTACCGAGGAGCAACTGGAATGTGGCCCGGTAGATGAAGACGATATGGAAGAGTGGGATAGCTGGAGCATATCAAGTAATACGCCAGTAAGAGGTCCGCTACAATCGTTAAGCACATTCAACCGACTACGAGACCTCACACAGGTCCTTTCGAGCATCTTGTACCAGTCGGATCATGACGCTGCACATCTAACTTTGTGCAATATTATCGAGAACAGCAAGGCTGCCCTAGCAAGCCATCCATATACGGGCCGGGACGCAGCAACACCACCTCTGCTTACACTACACCTAACATCTGAATTCGTGATTCTGACGGCAATTCGTCGCTTCAAACTATCAGAGCCCTCGGGATTAGTGGAAGCTTCGCATCGCTTACTGGACTTACTGAGCGATTATACAGAAGTTACCGCGTCACCACGAGCATCCCCTCTGCTCCGTTACTTTGCGCTGCAGTGCCAATATTGTCTCGAAGCTCAATCCCAAAACTATGAACTTGTCGCATTGAGGAGCCGCATTTCGTCTTTCTTGGAGAGGATATCTGAGGCTCCATTGTTCGGCAAGAACCCAGTTGGGAACTCGGTATTACACGCGTCTGCTGCCGATATAAATTGCTACCCCGATCACAACATTCCAACACTCAACTCTGGAGACACCCAAGTCTCTGAAACAGAAACTTATCCCCAATCAACGAACCTGAATACAATTCAAATGCCATATGCAACTCCAGTCTCGAATATCGAGAACCCAACTACCCCCGACAAGCGTAACGTGCCACCTTCGCTAGGAGAGGCGGATGGGTTTGATGAATTGTTCGAAGAGTTGGTGACTTCATTTCCGAGTGCAAG ATTTGAGCCGGAGTTTGCACACAATCTGGGCTTCTACGCCGGCGACCTGGACACGGACTTCATGAGCCAGCTGCAGCGGTCACCGAATGGATGA
- the ERG7_2 gene encoding lanosterol synthase (oxidosqualene--lanosterol cyclase) (COG:I;~EggNog:ENOG410PHHR;~InterPro:IPR018333,IPR008930,IPR032696,IPR032697;~PFAM:PF13249,PF13243;~go_component: GO:0005811 - lipid droplet [Evidence IEA];~go_function: GO:0000250 - lanosterol synthase activity [Evidence IEA];~go_function: GO:0016866 - intramolecular transferase activity [Evidence IEA];~go_function: GO:0042300 - beta-amyrin synthase activity [Evidence IEA];~go_process: GO:0016104 - triterpenoid biosynthetic process [Evidence IEA]), translating into MFRLKIKDVLHPPSEIGESHVHSGRKWPFSAQKTDPEGWRLVVEKDLGRLIWRYLRTDEERNELPQNATSRYYLGLETFAPVLDAPSRPSETVDNAFRFHSRLQNATGCWAADLRCILFVTPMLIFSWYITGAEIPEAQAIELVRYLLGNQNTDGGWPTYVGEKTSLMGTVMIYIALRLMGLPAEHEQLVKSRLCFTQMGGPVYLPCWAKFWLCLLGLYEWEGTDPYPAEMWLLPRWVPVSPWRWYCIPRMTYLCMTYLSARRFTIPPNPLLDQIRTEIFAGSYSSLDFASFQGKVVACERHQHKSWVLKSLNWALVNIWNPYFRTESMAQRGEETAFEIIRLQNKATNSTGLVSLDQFLSMICHFAREGSDSESLRQYQEASLEYLWHGGQGMQAMSIHGGHCWETSFVLQSMALAVPDKPEFKDTIYRAYKFLVEQQHLEDWSDSPPCFKFSRLGGWPFTTKYHGYSCSDCTGEVLKAVLLTEKHTDLPRLMGEQNTQLAVDNLLMVQNASGGYSSFEPAQGGTYLELLNGTELFGKVMLEYDYIECTSSAITALDLFRTQNNKYRAQEIRAAIDKGVQYIRQVQHDDGGWLASWGTAFIYGAMFAMEALCVVGDTYDNNPAVKRGCEFLLKYQRPDGGWGETIDSVTTGVYSQAEDSHTVQTAWSCLALMHAAYPHQEPIKRGIRLIMSRQKPNGEWPQERAVGCGIMTCTLMYHNYIYSFPTQALNMYMRRYGDDEVL; encoded by the exons ATGTTTCGTTTAAAGATCAAGGACGTTTTGCACCCGCCGTCAGAGATCGGGGAATCGCATGTACACAGTGGCCGGAAATGGCCCTTCTCTGCACAAAAGACAGACCCCGAGGGATGGCGTCTGGTCGTCGAAAAGGATCTGGGACGTCTGATATGGCGATACCTACGAACTGACGAAGAACGCAACGAACTTCCCCAAAATGCAACATCTCGCTACTACTTGGGCCTGGAAACG TTCGCTCCTGTTCTTGACGCACCATCGCGACCTTCAGAGACAGTAGACAATGCTTTCCGCTTCCATAGTCGCCTCCAGAATGCAACTGGCTGCTGGGCGGCGGATCTGAGGTGCATTTTGTTTGTGACTCCCATGCTTATATTTTCCTGGTATATCACCGGGGCGGAAATCCCCGAAGCGCAAGCCATTGAGCTTGTGCGGTATTTGCTAGGAAACCAAAATACCGATGGAGGATGGCCAACTTACGTGGGAGAGAAGACCTCGCTGATGGGCACTGTGATGATATACATTGCGCTGCGATTAATGGGCCTCCCAGCGGAGCATGAGCAGCTGGTCAAATCGCGGCTCTGTTTTACGCAAATGGGTGGACCAGTGTATCTCCCCTGCTGGGCCAAATTCTGGTTGTGCCTTCTTGGTTTGTATGAATGGGAAGGCACCGATCCATACCCGGCTGAAATGTG GTTACTACCAAGATGGGTGCCCGTCAGCCCGTGGAGGTGGTACTGTATTCCCCGAATGACATATCTCTGTATGACCTATCTTTCAGCTCGGAGGTTCACTATCCCGCCAAACCCTCTCCTCGACCAGATTCGAACGGAGATATTTGCCGGTTCGTACTCTTCACTCGActtcgcctccttccaggGCAAGGTCGTCGCTTGCGAGCGCCATCAGCACAAAAGCTGGGTTTTGAAGTCGTTGAACTGGGCCCTGGTCAATATCTGGAATCCGTACTTCCGCACCGAGAGCATGGCTCAACGCGGGGAAGAGACAGCGTTTGAAATAATTCGGCTGCAGAACAAGGCTACCAACTCGACGGGTTTGGTCAGCCTTGACCAGTTTCTGTCAATGATTTGCCACTTTGCGCGCGAAGGGTCGGATTCTGAGAGCTTGCGGCAGTACCAGGAAGCCAGTCTCGAATACCTATGGCATGGAGGTCAGGGAATGCAAGCAATGAGTATCCACGGTGGTCACTGTTGGGAAACCTCTTTTGTTCTCCAGAGCATGGCCCTCGCAGTCCCAGACAAGCCGGAATTCAAAGACACTATCTATCGAGCATATAAGTTTCTAGTGGAACAGCAGCATCTTGAGGACTGGTCGGATTCACCGCCGTGTTTCAAATTTAGCAGACTTGGTGGATGGCCATTTACCACCAAATACCACGGATATTCTTGCTCAGACTGTACAGGAGAAGTACTGAAAGCAGTGCTACTAACCGAGAAACACACCGACCTTCCAAGGCTAATGGGAGAACAGAATACACAGCTTGCCGTTGATAATTTGCTCATGGTTCAAAATGCCAGCGGTGGTTATAGCAGCTTCGAACCGGCGCAGGGAGGGACATACCTTGAGCTTCTGAATGGAACCGAATTGTTCGGGAAGGTCATGCTCGAGTATGATTACATCGAGTGTACCTCATCGGCCATCACAGCATTGGACCTATTCAGAACTCAAAACAACAAGTATAGAGCGCAGGAAATAAGGGCCGCCATTGATAAAGGAGTCCAGTACATCCGCCAAGTTCAgcatgatgatggaggtTGGCTTGCAAGCTGGGGTACTGCATTTATCTACGGTGCCATGTTTGCCATGGAAGCACTATGCGTGGTGGGGGACACATATGACAACAATCCAGCGGTGAAACGAGGGTGTGAATTCCTGCTGAAATACCAGAGGCCggatggaggatggggagagaCAATTGAT TCAGTAACAACCGGGGTGTATTCACAAGCAGAAGACTCGCACACCGTCCAGACTGCGTGGAGCTGCCTTGCGCTTATGCACGCGGCATACCCCCATCAGGAGCCCATCAAGAGAGGAATCCGTCTCATTATGAGCCGGCAGAAACCTAATGGGGAGTGGCCGCAGGAAAGAGCCGTTGGGTGTGGAATAATGACATG TACCCTGATGTATCACAATTACATCTATTCTTTCCCGACTCAGGCGTTGAACATGTATATGCGGAGAtatggagacgacgaggttCTCTGA